The Lentisphaera araneosa HTCC2155 DNA window CTGACAAGGGTTTACCTACACCTCTTGAGGGTTTCCGAATGAAAATATTTTTTGCAGGAAGATTAACACCCTCTAGAAGAGTAGACGTGCAAATTAAAGTATGAATTTTACCCAGCTCAAATAGTCGTTCAATTTCAGAGCGAATCAACATCGGCATACTTCCATAATGAAACGCGATTCCTTTGTTAAGAGCTTTCATTAAAGTATACTTTTTATGAATAACATTTGAGCATAGATCTATTAAATCATTTACTTCCTGATCAATTATGTTTTCAGTATACAATTCAGATAGTAAAATAGCCTCTTTTTCTGCTACATCTGCAGTATTGACGTACACTAAATTACCTCCATTTTTCCCAAAGTAATTTACTGCAAAGCCAATTTTTTTTATCTCTGTGTCAGGTCTTGAATCATAAAGTACTTCACCTAAATCGACTTGGTCGTTTTTATTAACTAATGATAGGATCCACTTTCGAGGCTTTCTGTAAACTGATCGTAAATAAAATAAATTTTGGTTAACAGCCACAAAGTCTGTTTTGATAGGTTTACATTGATCGGTTGGTAATAGGCCTTTATACAACACCTCTGGATTAGAGGTAAATGGGCTACTAAATAATATTCTAATGTCGGGATGGTCAGTAATTAATTCCTCTATCTTTTCCTGTAGTAATAAGCCACGAGAGCCATCATCTATTTTATGGGCTTCATCAACAATTAAGCAATCAATTAATACATTAGTATTGGAAGATCGAAACCAGTGAAGTCTTTCTTGAGTAAAAACATACACATATTTGGAGAACCTGTTCCCGCCCTCAGGGGCATTAGGTATAGAGCTTACATATCCATCTATAATCAGGTTCTCTTGCAACAACTCTTTCATTTCTTGTTCTACTTGGCTTATCAGCGCTCGAGTTGGAACCACATAGACAATGGTATAATTATTCGTCTCTTGAGTTATTAAATCAATAATCACCTTTTTAAGAATATAAGATTTTCCCGCAGAAGTTGGTGCCGAAATACTGAGGCATTGATTAGCCATATAGTTTTCATAGACATCTTTTTGAAAACGATTAACACTCAGTATCTTTTGAGCTGAATCGCAAATCGAAAACTTTATTTTTGATTTACATAAATTCATTTTATGTACCGCGCTTAAATTCGATTCAAAATCTCTCGAAAGTAAATCACGTTGATAGGCCAGCTCCAAAGTCATGGAATTACTTAGTTCACACAAAATTATAGCTGCGGCATATTTATGCTCAGGTTGTACTTGGGAAGACCCTAGACATACTTGGCATATTCGTAAAGCCTTTTCACAATGCTCATGGTGTTCACTTTTACTGAGTGCACTTGCAAAAAAAAGCATATTATGCCAATCAACATCAACTGCGTTTTCACAATAGCCATCAGTGTTAGATAGTGGAAATTCCTCTATAGCCGAAGAAATTAATAAGGATTTATACTGATCCAAAAATGAGCTTCGTTGCAGAATTTTTTCTTGAAAACTGAGTTTCATCTAAGGGCCTCTCGAAACTTGTCTCTAAAGTCTGCTACTGAGGGAAAAGGAACCAGAAAAGCATGTATATGAAAACTCGATAAATCTGTATGTTTGGTGACTTGTGTTTTTATTGATGATACCCAACTATCAACCCTCTCATTAAGCTCTAGCTGCAATTCTGGAATTGATTTCTGGTTTGGTTTATTAGGATAATGATCAACATCGAATCCAATTAAACAGACACCTCGATAATTTAATTTGTTAAAGTTCCTGTGATCTTTATCAAAATAATCAAGTATTGCATCCTGTAATTTGTCATCAGCTAAGTCTAGGTGGTCACTTATTAATTGAATATCTCTTTCTTGTGGAGACTTCTGACTGTTTTCACTTATTAAAAAAGGTGCAAGGCTTTCAAAGCAACTCGATAGTCCTTTGCCTAAGTCTGCATACAACTTTGATTCCCCCCAATATAAGGCAAGGCAATCTGCTTCCTTATCATAATCCACATGTACACCATCAGCTCCATTATAATGAAGCTGAGAATTTGTTTTTAATGGCATTTTACAAATGAGTTGTGGAAGATTCAAAACTTTTTGGACAAGTGTATACAGCAGTAGTTCACCTCCTTCTCCAGTTTTCACGACATCTGCAAAAAGGCCTTTAGCTTTGGTCTGTAGTTTCATAAGGCTCGCAGTACTGCCTGTCGTCATCAGCTCTTTTTTAGCTTTTTCTATTTCACTTCTAGGAATCGAATAGTCAACTATCAAATTTACGATATAATCAACTAAATCAGATACTCTAGGACGCTTGTTACCGTCAAGTTGGATAAAATGAAAATGTGATTCTGTTTTTGTCCCATCGACTTCTCGTGATTGACATACGTGATCTATGTATGCAGAAATATCACCAGGGGATTTACGTACGAGTCGACTGATCGCTTTTGAAATATCATCACTGAAGTCCATCTTACAGCTCTCCCTTAAAGGCTTTTTGCATGAGGGCGTCGAAGTTGTCGTCGAGTTCTTTGAGGCTCTGCTGCATTTGGGATTTGGAGGATTCTGTCTTTTTGGCAATCTCAGCAAATTGGTTTTGGAGTTCGATCGGAGGAATAGGTAACTTTATTGTTTTTAAATTCTTTTTAGAAATATTGGGCATAGAGCCAGCCGCACCACTTGCTAAAGCTTGTACTTCTTTTCTTTGCCTTTCATTCACCAATAACTTCCACATATAGATAGAATTGACTTCCGCACTAGCTTTGAACTTAAATCTAAACATTAAGTCTGACATCATTAACTGTGGTCTGGTATCCCACACATAAGCACAAGCAGCCACTAACTCGTGGGTATTTTTACGGCTGAACAATAAGTCTCTAGGCTGAATTTCAATATTTGATTTAGTCTCCAGGCCCGGCAACATAGCTTTATTCTCTTCTTCTTTGTATTCACAGGTGGTTAATGCGCCTAACTTCATAACACCCCATTCATCCAATGTGGCAGGCCAGGTTTCACATTTAGGGCTCCAGCCACCATCAATGTTATCTAATAGTTCATCGAATATAATTTTGTCCCAACCTTTGGGATTGGTGACGGGGTCGCCAAACATGCTGAGAAATGTGGATTTGAGGAATTCGTTGCATTGGGAGATGGCCTCGCGGCGCTTCTGGCGTAGTTCATCCGCTTTGTCGAGGATGGCCGCAATGCGTTTTTGCTCTTCCAAAGAAGGAAGGGGGATTTTTAAATCATCAAGATGTTCATTTTTGATGTTATTTATATTGGCGCCTTCAGCTAAAGCTTTAATAGATCGTTTATAACCCTGTGACTGAAAATAAAAATGAAAAAATCGTGGAAATACTTTTTTAGTATCCGGACGTAATACTTTACAAAATGCCCCAAATGAGCTGGAGGTAGAATCTAAAAAGCTCCCAGCCTTGCCAACGAGGTTTAAACTACCGCTGGAGGCACATATAAGTACATCGCCTTTTTGTAACAACTGATGTTCTTTGATTACTTCAGATTTTACATAAACAAGCTTATCATAGTTAAGAAAACCTTCATTAATGTTATTAGCCCTCATAACGGGTGTATACCTTTCAGTAGGCTCGTCTACTACATCATTTTTTTTATACGAGACGCCCCTTATTTGTGAACTAATATCTCCAATTAGAACTCTGTTCATTTTACACTCCGGTGAGAATTAAGTTTCTGAACCAACTTGTGGATACCGGTAGCGGGATTCGTACTGGAGTATGGTGTACCCTCATCATGATCTTCTTTAGCTTGAAGCCAGAGACGCTCGGCGCGTTGGATAGCGAGTTCTTCATCTCCACCATATTCACGAATCAATTGAAAGAGGTTTTTATTTTTTCCTTCTCGTACGTAATTAAAGCCGAAGATAGCGCTGAGTTTTTGATAAATAGCTTCACGTGGTAAAGATACTGAGATCTCTTCAAAATGAAGTAATACCCAGAGTTCAAAGCATTCATTTGACCAGGCTAATTCAAAACCTTTGGCCTCTGCTGATTTGATCGCATTATCAAAGTGATGCGACTCAAAACTATCACGATCCATTACGATCCATACTTCGTCGGCTTCCTGATCACTTGCTTTGAGCTTATTATCTTCCTGTTCGGCCCATTTAACCAGACTGAGGGTATTGCGTCCATCTCCTTTCGGAACAACAACAATATCACGCGGTAACTGATTCTTTATTTCTGCAAAATAATTTGGTTCAGTCTCCTGACCTTCACAAGCTAT harbors:
- a CDS encoding restriction endonuclease subunit S, whose amino-acid sequence is MNRVLIGDISSQIRGVSYKKNDVVDEPTERYTPVMRANNINEGFLNYDKLVYVKSEVIKEHQLLQKGDVLICASSGSLNLVGKAGSFLDSTSSSFGAFCKVLRPDTKKVFPRFFHFYFQSQGYKRSIKALAEGANINNIKNEHLDDLKIPLPSLEEQKRIAAILDKADELRQKRREAISQCNEFLKSTFLSMFGDPVTNPKGWDKIIFDELLDNIDGGWSPKCETWPATLDEWGVMKLGALTTCEYKEEENKAMLPGLETKSNIEIQPRDLLFSRKNTHELVAACAYVWDTRPQLMMSDLMFRFKFKASAEVNSIYMWKLLVNERQRKEVQALASGAAGSMPNISKKNLKTIKLPIPPIELQNQFAEIAKKTESSKSQMQQSLKELDDNFDALMQKAFKGEL
- a CDS encoding HamA C-terminal domain-containing protein: MDFSDDISKAISRLVRKSPGDISAYIDHVCQSREVDGTKTESHFHFIQLDGNKRPRVSDLVDYIVNLIVDYSIPRSEIEKAKKELMTTGSTASLMKLQTKAKGLFADVVKTGEGGELLLYTLVQKVLNLPQLICKMPLKTNSQLHYNGADGVHVDYDKEADCLALYWGESKLYADLGKGLSSCFESLAPFLISENSQKSPQERDIQLISDHLDLADDKLQDAILDYFDKDHRNFNKLNYRGVCLIGFDVDHYPNKPNQKSIPELQLELNERVDSWVSSIKTQVTKHTDLSSFHIHAFLVPFPSVADFRDKFREALR
- a CDS encoding RloB family protein, with the translated sequence MAQKGKVAGSKKALREKAKKQKRGYRRMEIRKRYLIACEGQETEPNYFAEIKNQLPRDIVVVPKGDGRNTLSLVKWAEQEDNKLKASDQEADEVWIVMDRDSFESHHFDNAIKSAEAKGFELAWSNECFELWVLLHFEEISVSLPREAIYQKLSAIFGFNYVREGKNKNLFQLIREYGGDEELAIQRAERLWLQAKEDHDEGTPYSSTNPATGIHKLVQKLNSHRSVK
- a CDS encoding DEAD/DEAH box helicase produces the protein MKLSFQEKILQRSSFLDQYKSLLISSAIEEFPLSNTDGYCENAVDVDWHNMLFFASALSKSEHHEHCEKALRICQVCLGSSQVQPEHKYAAAIILCELSNSMTLELAYQRDLLSRDFESNLSAVHKMNLCKSKIKFSICDSAQKILSVNRFQKDVYENYMANQCLSISAPTSAGKSYILKKVIIDLITQETNNYTIVYVVPTRALISQVEQEMKELLQENLIIDGYVSSIPNAPEGGNRFSKYVYVFTQERLHWFRSSNTNVLIDCLIVDEAHKIDDGSRGLLLQEKIEELITDHPDIRILFSSPFTSNPEVLYKGLLPTDQCKPIKTDFVAVNQNLFYLRSVYRKPRKWILSLVNKNDQVDLGEVLYDSRPDTEIKKIGFAVNYFGKNGGNLVYVNTADVAEKEAILLSELYTENIIDQEVNDLIDLCSNVIHKKYTLMKALNKGIAFHYGSMPMLIRSEIERLFELGKIHTLICTSTLLEGVNLPAKNIFIRKPSRGVGKPLSASDFWNLAGRAGRLGKEFQGNIFCIDPDTWVEKVPLEREKNIIARAVDKLEEKSVKDEIHFYIEQSLTSKYPFDFKAEAAFSYFYLKRLNGRLDAINIAFFKDVFQRVDELITLPRKHLVNHPGISPIGQQRLLQYFINYDKNITDLIPAYPEEEDALENYIKIVTRISKFLSGDNEAIAFYHALLIVNWLRGMPLSYIIKKNQTYWTKKDPKKSLATVIRKSMRDIETVVRFKFVKFISCYVDVLQIAFQQKGINEPIDELNNFKIWLELGVSQTTQINLINLGLSRHTAIELSKLLPKDDMSLTDVKKWMLDQDLETLNFSSIYIREIELVRKDFHI